Below is a window of Mobula hypostoma chromosome X2, sMobHyp1.1, whole genome shotgun sequence DNA.
AGGACTACATTGTAAGCagctgataggtggtgtcatactccaccccctctgttcagggatgggttttccagtttgacaaagatagCTTATTTAAcacctctttcaaaccacctgtcctccatgtccaaaatgtgcacattgttatcatcaaaggagtgATCTTTAGATATAGATATACAGCTAGGTCTTGACCTGAAGTGTTAGCTCTCGTATGTTGGGCCATCTGTTTGTCagcatgaatggaggtgttcaTGCATTTTTAAACTATTATGTCTCACTGTGCTTTATTAGTTCATGGCACATTGTATGTCAGTGAAATGGATTTATGGCAGAGAAGTGGGATTAGATGGGAAAGTTTTCAAGAAGTGTTGTAGATTATTTAGTCTTGAGCAAGTTACATACATCGTTTGCTTTCTGATCTTGAGTAAAGGGAATAGTCAATTTTTGAAGatgagttttgatgaagggtctcagcctgaaacatcagctctttattcctttccatagatgttgcctgacctgctgagtttcttcataCAGTGATTTACCCCTATTGTGGATTGTATTGCTAGGGTACAGTGGGATCAGGAGGCTTGGAAAGTGTCTGAACAAAGGATTTGAATTCCCCATTTCAGTCACGTGTGCTTTTTCCCCTTAAAATTTTACTAAATATTGTGTTTGGGTATTTGTCTTATTTTAGATAATTGCTGGCCTGTATTTTCCATATTTGCTGCAATTATCTACTTTCTTTCATTGATTTTTGTATTGAATTTTACAAAACCTGGTTGCATATTTGTTTTGCAGCTGCTGTTAAGTATTCAAGGCCTCGTCTAGCTACTTTTTGGAAATATGCTCGGGTAGAGCTGAGTCCTCCGACACCCAGTGAAATCCCTGTGGCTGTCGAAAGCTTTAAGGGACTTGCTGCATCTTTCAAGGCTGGGACTTACAAACAACTAACTGTCAAGGTAACTAAGAGATGGGAAGTACTTTCTAATCGTGGCAGCTTCACTTGTGCATTGCAAGATAAAAATGCACTACTTACAGCAATTTCTCACATCAAACTGGCACGCTCGGTGTATCCAATCTTCAGTTCATTCATTACCTTGCACCCCCACTTCATTGAAAATTTTATGTGGGTAATTTCTTTTAAAATTGTAGGGTTTAGGTCACAGTAACTCATGCTTTTACAAttgtttttgcttccttgccaaGTTACTCTGAATTTATTTACTAATCACTCTGGAAATTGGTTCACGCCATCAAAGTGTTTCAtgatttgggatactatgctaaAGAAAATGCTTTCTGTTTCTATAATCCCTCCTTGTACAGTTATAGAATGTCTCTgatgcttcctgttccctcccctctccctgcccctttcccactcttagtccactatagagacccacatcagattcaggattatcatcactcacatgtcatgaatttttttatttttgcagcagcagtacagtgcaatacataaattactgcagtactgtgcaaaagttttaggcaccctagctatagatatgtgcttaaagacttttgcacagtagcgtATACTTCATTCATTGTTGGTATCATTTCATATTTATCTCCTCCTCTAATGCATTGTCATTCTTAAAAGTATTAAGATATTGTACGTCCATTTGAATATCAAGTATTGGGATGACTTGAATCAATAGTTAGCTTGGAAACAAATGGTAATTCAGTTTTGTCAGCATCAGCTGCTGCTGGAAAAGAAAATTCAGGCATGTAACATAACAAACACGTTCAGCCTATACTAGCAATTTATGAAGAAAAGCAATACATTaacttaaaattaaattaataatgagtttgagtacagagaggaaattaagaacctggtggcatgctgtgaagacaataacctatcccttaacgtcagcaagatgaaggaattggttgttgacttcagaaggaatagcggactgcacgacccaatttacatcagtggtgcgcaagtggaacaggtcaaaagctttaagttcctcggggttaatatcacaaatgacctgacttggtccaatcaagcagagttcactgccaagaaggcccaccagcacctttacttcctgagaaaactaaagaaatttggcctgtcccctaaaaccctcactaatttttatagatgcactgtagaaagcattcttctagggtgcatcacaacctggtatggaagttgtcctgtccaagaccggaagaagctgcagaagatcgtgatcACGGCGcagcaaaccaatcttccgtccttggactcactttacaccgcacgctgtcagagcagtgctgccaggataatcaagggcacgacccacccagccaacacacttttcgtccctcttcgctccgggagaaggctcaggagcttgaagactcgtacagccagatctgggaacagcttctttccatctgtgataagactactgaatggatcctgacccggatctgggccgtaccctgcaaatatccggacctgcctctcagtttctttgcactaccttactttcccttttctattttctattttgatttataatttaaatttttaatatttattatcgatttgtactccagggagcgcgaagcgtagaatcaaatatcgctttgatgattgtacgttctattatcaattgtttggtgacaaagtatgaagtataaaaagTATAAATCAAACAAAGCATTTAACAAAAATAATGTTAAGAGTAATCTTATAAGTAATTGCACTATCTGGTGTTTGATGGAGCCATTAGGTTCTAATCTTGATCAGTGTGGTGGTGAGCTAACTTACCTGAGTAGTGTCCCTGGGTGATTAAGGCACTGGGACCTGCTGcatttttattcatttctataaaaTAATTTCTATAAGGTGTGTTGACAGGGAAATAAATGGTATCTATTTCATGGCCCTGCTCATTTCTCCATTTGTCAGGTGCCTTTCCATCAGTTTTTTTTCGCTATAAAAAATGAGGCTACTAATTCCTCTGGAACATTTTCCCATGAAGTGGGAACAAGATAACAAAACTTAGTTTTCATGCTGGTACCCCGGCTCCTGAGTTGTAATGCAAGAATGTGTATTAGGAGTTATTCCAAATTGTTGAAGCTGCTTACTTGTATTTCATTAGTTCTCATTTCAGTTTTTATTAAATATTGTACCTGTAAACTGCTTGAATTTTTAtttgtatataaaatatatatttatttcctGGAAAATTTGAGCTCTTTAATctaatttagcgatacagcacagtgtaggcccttctgtccctttgagccacgccgccccAGGAAACCCCCGATTAACCCAAACCTTTActatgaccatttaacctaccctgatatgtctttggactgtgggaggaaagtggagcacctggagaCAACCCACGCAtcccacggggaggatgtacagagactccttacaaaatggcactggaattgaactctggagtGCCCTAAGTTGTAATAACCACTACATTACAGTTGGAAATCTCATAACCAAagtgatatagaacatagaaatagaacatagaacagtacagcacagtacaggcccttcggcccacaatgttgtgccgaccttcaaaccctgcctcccatgtaaccccccaccttaaattcctccatatacctgtcgagtagtctcttaaacttcacgagtgtatctgcctccaccactgactcaggcagtgcattccacgcaccaaccactctctgagtaaaaaaccttcctctaatatcccccttgaacttcccaccccttaccttaaagccatgtcctcttgtattgagcagtggtgccctggggaagaggcgctggctatccactctacctattcctcttattatcttgtacacctctatcacgtctcctctcatcctcctcctctccaaagagtaaagccctagctcccttaatctctgatcataatgcatactttctaaaccaggcagcaccctggtaaatctcttctgtaccctttccaatgcttccacatccttcctatagtgaggtgaccagaactggacacagtactccaagtgtggcctaaccagagttttatagagctgcatcattacattgcgactcttaaactctatccctcgacttatgaaagctaacaccccataagctttcttaactagcctatccacctgtgaggcaactttcagggatctgtggacatgtaccccgagatccctctgctcctccacactaccaagtatcctaccatttactttgtactctgccttggagtttgtccttccaaagtgtaccacctcacacttctccgggttgaactccatctgccacttctcagcccacttctgcatcctatcaatgtctctctgcaatcttcgacaatcctctacactatccacaacaccaccaacttttgtgtcctctgcaaacttgccaacccacccttctaccaccacatccaggtcgttaataaaaatcatgaaaagtagaggtcccagaacagatccttgtgggacaccactagtcacaatcctccattctgaatgtactccctccaccaccaccctctgccttctgcaggcaaaccaattctgaatccacctggccaaacttccctggatcccatgccttctgactttctgaataatatGAATATAAGCATATTAGTCAAAGATCCTGACTCCCATAGCTAATTTGTTATAATAGTTTCCCTTAAACTTGAGATTAATGAGAAAACTGTCGTGACATCCCTTTTCCCAGAGAAGATATTATTTTTCAAAGTTTGTAGTCTGTCTTTGTCATCTTTTTCATTCATATGTAAATGGTCTCTGCCATCTGCTCTTGCCTGCTGACAATCCAGGTTATGGAATAAGGGCTTGTTAAGTAAACTATACAAATGTGATATTTAGCTATCATGAACATTGGAGCACAAATATAGGAGGATTCCATTTGAGGGTTTTGAAATTTCAAACTATTTATTTAGGTCAGTGCTGAGTGAATCAGAATTTCTGATTTTCCCCTCCCTACTAATAATTCGATTTTAACAAATGTTTATAGGAAGATTTTTACAAATGTTTATAGGAAGATTTTTACACAGCTGTTTCTTGTGATTTCTAGGGTTTGCAGAGCAAAGAAAGACCAGCTGAAGGGGTTAATTTACATATGAATTGAAATGTTAACAATAGATAACAGTTTGAGAATTACATTCAAATCTCCAGGCTGGTTTCTTGTTGGAAAATTCTTATTTTTGAAATTTGGGTAGTGTTTTTGCTGCCTATATAAATTAACGATGTCCTTACAGATCAAAGGTTAAATTCAAGGTTTACAGTATTGTCACTTTTCCACAACCTTCAGGTTTTTAAACATTTGAACATAGTATAATTGCACTAACCTTTCTATTGTCTCTTTTGCAGGACGCCTTGAGAAACACATTGGTGGCCACAGAAGTTCTGATGTGGTTTTTCATTGGTGAGGTCATTGGCCGAGGAAGCCTGATTGGATATAATGTCTGAGCTCCTCTGTTTGACCCAGCATTCCATTGTATATGaatgaacataatattccaaaatAAACAAACCTATTATTAAGACCTGAAATACTGGTGCTGACTTTTGCTTCACGCACTGCACTTCTGATTAATCATTTTATACTCATCACGATGCGTAGAAGGGTACTCTTACCCTTCTGACACTCACTACCAGTAGATTTCAAGGAAGGCACAAGATGCATTTATTTCACTACAGTTATGTCAAAACACTAATTAAGCTAGTGCTGCACTATGGTGATAAGGCCATTAGAGGCATTCTAGGGGCCAAATTAGAAGCAGTTCTTTTAAACTTTCTTACTAGACTGTGAGCATTGGAATTGAGGCACAATGGATTTTTGTCTGTTGTAATGTGACATCTATCTGGAATTTGAAAAGCTGAAGATGGTGCCAACATTTTTTAAATCTATGAATTTATACATGTTCAATGGTTAGTGGATTCTGATAATTGATATTTTACTAATTTGCCCTACTTATAATTTGATTCAATAATGCTTTCTTTTGATGCTTCTAAATAATGTGGGAAGGATTTTTGCACACAACATTGTTAAATCTTTGGAAGTTTTAGGAGAGGAGGGATATTTGAGCTCCAGATTTATTAATGCATTCTCTTTGCTGGGCCTTCATTAGCTGGAATTGCGGTGAGATGAGGTAAGCAAAACTGGGTTTGTTGAGGTAATAAAGCCAAATAATCTTACCTTTTGGCCTGGTTTAGTACTGTGGGATCTCAAGAAGGGTGGTGGGAGTAAATTTATAAAtcactgggggaggggggggatgaTTGGGGAAAATCTGACAGTTTTAAGATGAGCCTCAGTTTCTTGGTTATGTATCAGTACAGAAAGCAGCCTATTTTGAGGAAgatgggaagtggggaagaattCCTTGACTTGCTTTCATTGAGATACGAGTAATGTATTTGGAGGAGTGAGTGAATACAATttaaattgttgaatgttgtaaaAGACAAGATGTAAGAGGAAAATGCCTACATTCACCCACAAAGAGTGCAAAACTTCTGATATATTGGAGAACAAATTTAATGTTAGCTTTCTAGATTTAAAATTCTGGAGGGAGATGGCTTTTGATGAAAAAAGGGGCTTTATTAGATATATCTGACAAGATCAAGAATGTCAGTGGGTGAAGAGCGTAAGGCTGCTTGAAACTGGCAAGATACCAAAATGCAGTATATTGGAAGAGTTGAAAAGGACACAGATCCAAAGTGGGAAGAAAATCAGGATATTGTGATTTCTCTGCCTCATTACATGGCAATTAGACAATGTGGGCACTGAAAATTGTCATCGTATGGCATCTTTATAATATGATGCATTGAACTTGTAAATAATGGGTCCAGGAAAATGTGAGTTTGACTTAAATTACTGCTAACTACTAGTAATACATTCTTAACATAGCTGAAGTTCATTAGTTTCAATGACTCTGGAATGCTAGCAAGtgattccccccgccccccccccccaccccaaaccaaGGACTGAGTTTAAAAAGTGGATAGTCGAAATGAGCACTGGGCCCAATGCTCCTTGGGTACTGCAGGAGTTAGTGATTAAACACACAGATCTGAGTTGAACATTGATGGGATTGTCTCAGTTTTTCCCGTCTTTAGGTTGGTGCCTATTCTGTCATGTTCATTGATCTCAGAAATTAGTCTGATACTGTATCTGCATAAGCCTGGCTGGATAAGATATTACAATCTCTGGATGCTGCCAGTGTTGGAATGTTAGTTACTATGTACCACCACAAAGTACTTAGTAAACAAGATGTATCAGCATTTGCCCTCTGGCAAGCTACTTGTACTTATGAAATTCCTAATGATGTACCCAAATGCAACTGTTACAATTAGTTGCACTTCAAGTTGCTGCATGTGACTTCCCTGCAGCTATCATTTACCACACAACTTTTTTTTCCTAGCACTTTCAACAAAGGTTTCATGatactgtagcggtgtgctacacacagcactagaataaccacacggagttggtgagttagagttgtgatgaaagagatttattcaagcttcgcggcctgctttaaagccttcccgttcccgccctccctggggcgggactgctgtgaggaatgcatattcccagagcctttctgcgcgcgggattttccccctgctggtgaagatggcctggcgccctttttggggccggccctctgcctgcgtgcgctgttgtgagccggttcgtgtgtgccagaaagtgggtcgccacaatactAGCATTTTAAAATTGGGATGCAGTTCTGTGGTAGTTCTGGCTAATGTGGAAGTCCTTGGGATAACTTGTTTTGTACGTAATTTGAACTGACAGACCCAGCCATATCCCCTGCTCCTCCAACCCATCTCAAACATGTACTGTGCAAGTAATGCTGATTGTACTTCACTGCATTACAGGGTCTTGGATTGTAATTTTAAGATGTGAAATAAGGTTCTCCCTGCTACCATCACTTCATTTTCTCTGAAAATACTGATTCATGATGTAGTTCAGTAGCTGTTGGTAATCTGTTATCTGGTACGGAGAATCTTCGTTTTCATTGCAAACAGAACATCTGATGGGACCTGAGCCTCTTTTGACAATGATCTCATCTGTAGGTTTACTTCATTTACCAGACTGGTTCATCATTTTTAATGTAATGTCACCAATTTAGTATTAATGGCACCATTTCTGACAATTTTCTGTTGGGTATGCACTAAAAATTTGATTAATGAGCGTTCCCATGAAGTTATTTgtgggatcctgcagcagttggCAATTTCATTTGTTGTAGTGTAAAATAATCTAGAATATATCAGAGCTTTGAGAGGCTTTTTAAAACAAGTTAAGTTTCTATTTTGGATTTGGACTTGGTGTGTCATTTAATCGGTGAGTTGTGATTCAATACCAGTCCTTTTTAAACTGTTAACTGGTGAAGAGAATTTGCCTTTTcaaggcatttaaaaaaaaacaagtggatCAGTGACTTTTTTTATTCCTCATACCGACATTCTTAAGGTACTTAGACACTAAAACACATTGCTCTTaattgaaaattcaaatataaaatGAGGTTGTAACAAGAGATCTTTGAGAAAAGGTGATTTGGAAAGCATCCTGGATGATTGTATTAATATTATAAACATTTAATAGTTTTCATTATCAGTTTAGGCTTGGTAAACACTGTAAAAGTCCTCCATAAAGGTCACAACAATTTTTTATAGTTGTTTTTGGGTGAGTATCATGGCCTCAAGGAAATATTTTGGGCATCGTTGACACCAGGTTCATAAATGTGACTCAGTTTAAGATGGCTACAGTGCAAGTCTTGAAAAATGGTTTAAATTGTTCAAGTTAAAGGGAAACATTTCAGTCTTTCCTtttctccagcatcttcaatAACTCATTACATTTGTTAGCATTGGGTTCTTTGTTTCCATGCCCCGAATTTGCTCTTGGGTAATGGGTTAGTGAATGGTTTCATGTGGCTGCCAACTTTGATGACCGAAATGGTTTTGCTTTTATGTAAAATGTCTCATTTTTAAATTGAGAACATCACTATCAGggctggtttatttatttattttactttgcaCGTCTGGTGTGTGTATGTACTTTTCAGTAGGATTTGGTTCAAGACATGGACCTTTTTCTTTTATCTATATTGCGAATGTATAACATTTAATTGGGATGTTCCCTCAGGTTCTCTGAGATCAACTAAGTATATAAGTGAAGTTTCAAGCTGGACATTGGCTTCACGTAATTGTTGATTTATTCTGATCAATGATGCATGTTATACAGATCTCATGTTAGCACATGATGCATGTGCTTGTGTTGTTCCCCTGTATCTTTCCTGTTCCAAAACCATTAGTTTTAAGGTTTTTTTTAACGTAGAATTTTTTATACTTTAGGCTTTTTCTAAGTTCCAGGGTGACTTTTGCCTATTTTGATGTTCAGTTGTGTGGTTGTTTTGTGGATTGGCAAACTTAATGTGCTTGTATTGCTTTTCCAGCTTTTGCAACTGGCTGATTAATAAGAACACACTGACTTCTGGTAATCTCCCCTGCCCCTCTTCTCtcattttctattccccattctggtttcaCTCTCACCCCTTCCTTTTTCCTTACTTGCTCATTACCTCTGGTGACCCtcagccttccctttcttccttggtccacggtcctctcctatcagattcctctttcagCCCTTGATATTTTCcaactatcatctcccagcttcctatttcatccccctcccctatccacccaCCTGCTCCTTCAACTGGTCTCGTCTATCATCTGCCAGATTgtattccttccctccccctccaccattctggtttctgcccccttcctttccagtcctgatgaagagtcacagctcgaaacattgactgtttatttccctccatagatgctgcctgacttgctgagttcctcctgcattttgtgcgttAATAAGAAATTTTTTTCGGCATTCTTGAAATTGAAACACTGTATATCATTGCCTGTAGGTTAGGTATTATTACAAGAAAGAATCATAAAATCTTATTTAAGTATGAAACAAATAATTTGAATCAATTTGTTTGCCtgtcctgttgggtatggtctttcatggattctattgtgtttcttggatttacccaCAAGAAataaaatctcagggtagtatatggtgacatgtaatttgataataaatttactttggaagaTAGTGCTCTTCACAGACAATTTCAGGCATTTTTTATGTGAGGCAGgttctgcttttaccaccagtgAGCTGCTTACACCTATGTACctcctggtttaaaaaaaaacttctctctAATTCCCCTTCTTAATTTAAATCTTTAACACCTCAGCTAAAGGAAGTAAGTCCCTGTTTATTCTGTTTGAGCTTTCATTCCctcttttttccccctctttatatatattaatgacgttTGCCCTTGGATCCAAAAGAGCCACTGCTTATTCTATCTTTCATCATGGCTATAAGTTTACAGCCCTCAAACTTCTGTAGTCTCTGGAGTCACAGCCATTGAGCATTGAGTacggaagcaggccctttggcttaaATCATTCATTCTGACCAAATTGTCTGACTGAacttgtcccatttgcctgcatttgacctatatccctctaaacctcttctattgatgtatctgtccaaatgtcttttcaatgtcataattgtacctgcctctaccacttcctctctAGCTCTTTCTTTATACTCACCTCTATCTGTATGGAAGAAGTTTCTCCTTGAGTTCCCATTAAAACTTTACCCTCTGTCTTAAATCTATCTCATCTGGTGTTACTCTTCTACCCTGGGAAAgactgacttatctaccttttctACATTCCTCATGATTTTGTGTATCTCTTTAAGATCACCTGCCAGTCTCTCATGCTTCATGAGAAATATGTCCCAGCCTCTCCTTACAGCCCAAGAAATTTAAGTTCCAGTAACATCCTTCTGAAATGTTTCATCACCCTTTCCAACTTAATGACATGCTTCCTATAGCTAGGCAAACAACATCGGGTTTTCTCATAATGCGGTAATGAGAACTTGACACGTTCTTTAACTGCAGTCCTCAAACATTGAACGTAATTCCGTCATAACCTCTCTACTCTTGTGTTgtgttttgctgaataaagaaAAGTATTCTATTTTTAACCACATTTATCAGCAGATCATGCtagcttaaagttcaaagttcaacaaaTTTATCATCAGAtagatcagtattacagtggatcaaagggaattgcagaggcatgagagagaagttggccagaattgttttgggggggggggaacaatgttaaggatgacagcagagcagcaatggctggaatttctggaagcaatttggaaggcacaggatatagacatcctaaagaggaagaagtattctaaagaaagatgacacaactatggctaacaagagaagtcaaagccagcataaaaaccaaagagagggcacataatagagcaaagacTATTgggaagaggattgggaagcttttaaaaaccaacaaggataaatataaaatatcaaataatactttcttttgttaccttcagttaagggcttacttaaaaggtaagctgggtcaaacaatgtttttgccaaaacctaatgaaattgaaactttaattcaaaaagggaaaattaaaaaatttatttcttgtatgtataatttgattcaagaacagacaattaaacaaggaatccagaagtcaaaacaaaaatgggaaacagatctgaatattaatattgatgaaaattggtcaagactctgtcttgacagtatgacaaatacaataaatgttcgacttagattagtacaatataattttttacaccaattatatattacaccacaaaaaataaatagattaaattcaaatctatctgataaatgctttcggtgtaatcaagaaattggtacttttttacattctactt
It encodes the following:
- the atp5l gene encoding ATP synthase subunit g, mitochondrial translates to MAQAARRMVQRVVTGTPMLASAAVKYSRPRLATFWKYARVELSPPTPSEIPVAVESFKGLAASFKAGTYKQLTVKDALRNTLVATEVLMWFFIGEVIGRGSLIGYNV